The Oncorhynchus gorbuscha isolate QuinsamMale2020 ecotype Even-year linkage group LG06, OgorEven_v1.0, whole genome shotgun sequence sequence TAAAGAAAATTATAATTTGTTTGAGATTGAAGTCAGTCAGGAAGAGAacatggagaaagagaaagatgatACTCATGTGGCTGGTGTCAGTAAAGAACCGAAGATGGAAAATGAGCAAGAGAAAGAAGATACTAGTGATTTCGAAGACGTCAAAGATGAGAAAGATAGAGATGAATGTTATGAAGCTGAACCCATCAAAGGAGAGGAAAGCGAGGAAGATAGAGATGAACGTTATGAAGCTGAACCAATCAGAGAGGAAAGTGAGGAAGATAGAGATGAACGTTATGAAGCTGAACCAATCAGAGAGGAAAGCGAGAAAGATAGAGATGAACGTTATGAAGCTGAACCAATCAGAGAGGAAAGCGAGGAAGATAGAGATGAACGTTATGAAGCTGAACCAATCAGAGAGGAAAGCGAGAAAGATAGAGATGAACGTTATGAAGCTGAACCCATCAAAGGAGAGGAAAGCGAGGAAGATAGAGATGAACGTTATGAAGCTGAACCAATCAGAGAGGAAAGCGAGGAAGATAGAGATGAACGTTATGAAGCTGAACCAatcagagaggaaagagaggaagatagagatgAACGTTATGAAGCTGAACCCatcaaaggagaggaaagagcaaAAGAAAATGAAACAGCTGACAAAGTCAAAGATGAGAAGAGCAAGGAAGAGACAGAAAAATATGATTCTCATGAGATTGAACCTgcgaaagaggaggaagaggagatgcaAGAGAAAGATCTACGAGAGGCCTTACAGCGCACCACACAGACAAGAACGGTAGAGAAACTAGAGGTGACGTCTGCGACAAAGCTTGAGTCTACATTTCAGGTTCAGTACtcagatggagatgaggaggaggaagaggaagatgaatcCATTTGTATGACTGGTGCAGGCTCAAGACCTTTATCAGTGGAACCTAGACAATCAGAGCACGACATCATGTCTCAACATCTACACTCAACTCAGCCATCAGAGAATGTGCTTAGTGACCAAACGAAGGACCGCCACTCTGAACAGACCACTGGGCTTGTGTCCTCATTACCGAAACGGGAGGCCTCTCCTGATAAAGACATCAAAGAGCAGCATAAAGAAGGACAACATAGACTCTCCCCTGAACTAGAAAAGGACACCAGGACAACTGAGACCACATCAGGACCCCATCTCAGCCAAGAGCCCACCATTGGTTTCCCTACCATGAAAGAGGATCCAGTCTCTGCTATCTCTACCACTAAAAAAGAACCAGTCTCAGACTCCATCACTACAGATAGCCAGGCTATAAGTTCAACACTATCAAGCACCGATAGCCAGGCTATAAGTTCAACACTATCAAGCGCTGACAGCCAAGCTGTAAGTTCCACTCTCTCAAGCACCGAGAGCCAGGCTGTAAGTTCCACTCTCTCAAGCACCGAGAGCCAGGCTGTAAGTTCCACTCTCTCAAGCACCGAGAGCCAGGCTGTAAGTTCCACTCTCTCAAGCACCGATAGCCAGGCTGTAAGTTCCACTCTCTCGAGCACCGATAGCCAGGCTGTAAGTTCCACTCTCTCGAGCACCGATAGCCAGGCTGTAAGTTCCACTCTCTCGAGCACCGATAGCCAGGCTGTAAGTTCCACTCTCTCGAGCACCGATAGCCAGGCTGTAAGTTCCACTCTCTCGAGCACCGATAGCCAGGCTGTAAGTTCCACTCTCTCGAGCACCGATAGCCAGGCTGTAAGTTCCACTCTCTCGAGCACCGAGAGCCAGGCTGTAAGTTCCACTCTCTCGAGCACCGATAGCCAGGCTGTAAGTTCCACTCTCTCGAGCACCGATAGCCAGGCTGTAAGTTCCACTCTCTCGAGCACCGATAGCCAGGCTGTAAGTTCCACTCTCTCGAGCACCGATAGCCAGGCTGTAAGTTCCACTCTCTCGAGCACCGAGAGCCAGGCTGTAAGTTCCACTCTCTCGAGCACCGAGAGCCAGGCTGTAAGTTCCACTCTCTCGAGCACCGAGAGCCAGGCTGTAAGTTCCACTCTCTCGAGCACCGAGAGCCAGGCTGTAAGTTCCACTCTCTCGAGCACCGATAGCCAGGCTGTAAGTTCCACTCTCTCGAGCACCAACAGCCAGGCTGTAAGTTCCACTCTCTCGAGCACCGATAGCCAGGATGGTGTGGAGGAATCCCCCCAGCATGAAACACTGCTGCCTTCTATTACAACAAGCAAAGAAGCATCTAATACGGATGAAAAGGCGAAGCATGTTTCtcaaaaaggagaggagaaaccaggCAAGGAAGCTGAGAGGGAATTGGAAACCGAGCGGGAAGTTGCTTCCCCGGGACACACAAAACCTTGTTCATATTTTCTCTTGGATAAAGATTCTGCAAAGTTTCCGGAGGAAGTGGGCCAAATTGATGCTACAAAAGCAGACAGTGCCTCTGAAAATGTGGAAGGTTTTGACAAAATGAGAACAGAGAAGGAGGCGATCGGTGTGGGCTTGCAAGAAGAAAATCAGGGCTTTGGCATGTCTAAGTATGAACCCTATGAAAAGCCCATTTCGAAAGAAGAGGCATCAGACAATAAAGAAGACAGTGAGGTTTCTAGAGAGTTTGATCAGTCAGCACATATTGGCGTTGATGATAACAGGAGAACTAGGCAGGCAGACGCTGGTGCAGCTGAATTCGACTCAGAGGACGAGGAAAAAGAGGAACCGCTGTCATTCAGTAGCGTTGATTACACTCCCCCACATttcacagagagcgagagaagcccCAGTTGTAGCCCAAGTGCCTTCCCTGAACACAATGACAAAGAGAAAGGTCAAGAAGAAGAGAGTGATAGGAAGGAGGGACATGCTACACCACACGTGGAAAACAGCTTTGCATATTCAGAGACTCAAGACAACAAAACCACCCCAGCAGAGCCATGCTCATTACCTTTCAATCTCAAAGAAGATAAACCTGAAAAAGTTGAGAAAGATGAAATGAAGGACGACGCCTGGTCGGCCCCTCAAACATCGACAGGAGAGACGGACAAGACTGGAGCATCTCCTAGTATAGAGGAGTATCTGCCAGTCCAGTCATGCAGAAAGGAAACAGCCTCTCTGTCATGGGGCCAATCCAACCTTGGTGCCCAAGCCTCAGCTACTGCCATGCTTTTTGAAGACATCCCTGAGAAGCAGACAACAGAGAAGGAAAAAGATGAGCCAGTGAAAGACAAGTTGGATTCATCTGATAGTGAGCGAGGAGACTCTCCCTCTGGTCGCTACTCACCAGCGGAGAAAGACATGTTACCCCGTCAAGTTTCGCCTAAGGAAAAGGAAAATCAGGCTACTGATGCCCCCCTGGCCGCGTACTCAGGACATCTCATAGACGATAATGTTCTTGCATCTGAGTACACTCAAATTGGCAGCTCTATCACCAGTAAATCTACAATGGGCTATTCTGAGAGAGAAGACACCCCGGACAGTGTGTATAAGAGGCTACTGGTGGTGGGAGaggattatgatgatgatgatgatgatgatgtcgatgatgaagatgatgaagatGAGGACGGTGAAGATgcggaggaagaagaagaagaagccagTGATCTAGATGTGGAGAAGGGTGCAAGAGAGCAGTCTGAAAAAGACATCTGTAAAACGACATCGGATGATACCACACCTTCGAAACTTCTTGTTACAGAAGAAGAGGACAAGAAGGCCCTCTCACCCGAACCAAACCTCCTCAAAAAGGAGGAACCTACCCATTCAATGACCACAATCTTCCCTCCACTGGTAGATACTGCAGATTCCCTTTTGAAGAATGTAGTTGGGGCCTCGCCACTCCAGTCTGGCAGTTCCACTGCAATAGAACCAACAGGATCTGGAGGATATCCTTCTGAATCCTCAGAGTTTTCTGAGGACAGCCAGCTGGGGTTAAAGGAGGAGAGGTTTGACAGTCCTGACCTATCTCTACCCACCAAGTCTAGTGAAGATAAACATTACAATCAGGGAGACAATGAAGCTGAGAGGCAGAGAAGCCCAGATACCGCTAGTCGAAAACCAGAGGAAGCTCCTTCGTCTTACCTCCCATCTGCCTCAGCTTCTCTATCAACAAGCCACCAGTTTCGAGAGGAGGTAGAGAGTCCCGTTACAGTGTCTAGTGCCCCCTACAGGACGGATTCTGAGGTTGCTTCCTTTGAGTATTCTTCATTCAAAGATGAAGACTCTTCAGTCAAGCACTCAATCCTCTCAACCTCAAGGGTAATACTAAAAGAGGAGTACCTAGAAGCCTCTGAAAAGCTTACCTcaacaactacaactacattCAGTCTGACACAAGTCTCTCCAGTCTTACCTACTCCAGCCATAGACACTATTCAACAAGACACATCATCAAGCCATAAAATGGACAAGGGTCAGACCTCTGATACCTTTCATAAACTTGAGGGCATTGTTGAAACCAAAACCATGTCTGCTGGGGCTTCAGAACCATTAAGTTCCCAGCTGTCCAAACCCGCTGAAACCATATCCACTTCAAGGGCTCTCTTTGATGTTTCCCCATTGCAAAGAGCTGACTCTCCTGACAGAGAGTCCCAGGGCTCATTGGACAGCAAAGAGTCCTACACTCTTCCATGCCGCATTGAATGCCAGAAATCTTCAGTGACAGAGCAAAAAGAAGGTATGCTGTCCATAACTGAGACACACATGGTCACCATCGTCTCCAGTACAACCACAACAGTGACCCAATCTGATGTGGTGACAAAACCACAAGAGTCAACTGAAGCCTCTTCCAATGGGCCTACTGAGGTTCGCACAAGTGCCCAAGAAGTCTTCAGTGAAGCAAGCAAAGCCTCTTGTGCCACAATGTCAGATCTACCTAAATCTGATCTGCTTAAATCTGATCAGaaaaaggaggaagaagaagaagagacaaagaaagagaaagatcAGATGGAAATGAAagtggaggagaagaaagagagcaaAGTAGAGACCCTAAAGGAGGACAAGGAAATGCCAGAGCAAAAGGATAAGGAGAAGAaagagatggctggagagaaggAAAAGGTAGAGGAAAAGCAATTGGAGGAGAAAGacgggaaggaggaggagaagaaagaccAGGCTGATGAGGAGAGtgaaaaggagaaggagaggaaggagggagagaaagagaaagtagaGGATAAAAAAGCAGAGAAACCGGAAGAGAAGATGTCCGAAAGGAGAAGGAGTAGCTTATCTGACTGGGAACTCCTACAAGGGCCGGGCGCATGCCCAAGCGCCCCTCCAGGCTATGAAGAtgacagggaagaggaggaggaagtgtaCGAAAcggaagaagcagaagaagcagaGGAAGAATATGGCGAAGAAGAATGCGTAGCTCCAGGCCAGCCCACCCCTCTGTCCACAGCAGAACATGCCCACCATACAAAGGCATCTGCCAAAACAGATGGAGTATCCAGTCGTCCCACTGACCTGCATATGGAGGCTACCTCCTCGTCCCCCCCTAGTTACTCCTCATGTGAATACAAACACCGCAAAGGAGAAATCTCCCCATCCTTCATCAACCCCAGTCCACACACCCTCTCCAGTGATGATGGCGAAGAGGACAAAGGGAGCGACCACTCTCTTGAGGGGGATGAAGACGACCGCGAGCAACACTCGGTCAAGAGGAGGTCTCACAAGCAGAAGCGACATCTCACTCAATGTGGAGCTACTGGAGCAGGGGAGGGGTCGCAACCCGTTTCCATGCCTCCTGGTGGCATGGCAACTGGACTCGGGGTGGTGCTAGCTGGAGAGGAGACGCCCCCCACATCAGTGAGCGACTCATTAGCTTCGCAGTCTGACTCAGACGTACCTCCAGAGACCGAGGAGTGCCCGTCGATTACAGCAGAGGGAAACCTGGACTCAGACGAAGATGCAGAACACCTGCCGGTGGACAAACTATCTGCATCTGCCACCGGAGGGGGCCATCAACCCCCCTCGCCCAGATCAGCTGCGAAGGCCCACGACCCCATACCTGCCCCTATGAAGGACCCCCTCCCTCACCCGCCACACCCTGACGTGTGCATGGTGGACCCAGAGGCCCTCTCTAACGACCAGAGCAGCACGGAGAAACTTCTCAAGAAGGATCACAAGACAACCAAGAGCCTGCGGAAGGGCCTGGGCAAACCTAAGTCTGCGTCCCCAGCCCGGAAGGGGAAGAGGTCCACCACCCCTGTGAAGCAGACCTCCAAGGACTCCTCGCCTCGATCGGCCTCTCTGAGAAGGAGGGACACGGAAAGGAGCTCCAGGCTGACGCAGAAGTCCGAGGGCCTGGGATCCAAGGGGGACCTACACGCTCCAGGGAAAGGCCTGGTGAACGGCGTCAAGAGCAATTTGGGTAAAAAATAAAGAAGGTTGATATGACTCCATATTCAGTAGTAGAGGAAACTTGATAAACATCAAAGATGATAACAATGCAATAGGTTATAACCTTGAAGGGGAAAGGAAACACTTTAGGAAGTAAATCAGTTACAGCTAGCTGCTGTTCTAAATCCTAGTGTTTCTATTCCGCTTTAAATTTCAAAAATCATCCCCCAAAGGCTTGATgacacacacttccccattctAATTTACTCTTGATTTACATAGACATAGAAGTCTGAATCTCCACCCTCCCCCCATTCAAACATGGGAAAAGTCATTAGACATTCTAAAGTCATTAGTCATTCTAAAGTCATTAGACGTTCAAAAGTCATTAGACGTTCAAAAGTCATTAGACATTCTAAAGTCTAAAGTCATTAGCCATTCTAAAGTCATTAGTCATTCTAAAGTCATTAGTCATTCTAAAGTCATTAGACATTCTAAAGTCATTAGTCATCCTAAAGTCATTAGTCATTCTAAAATCATTAGACATTCTAAAGTCATTAGACGTTCAAATGTCATTAGTCATTCTAAAGTCATTAGTCATTCTAAAGTCATTCGACATTCTAAAGTCATTTGACATTCTAAAGTCATTAGACATTCTAAAGTCATTAAATGTTCAAAAGTCATTAGACGTTCAATAGTCATTAGATATTCTAAAGTCATTAGTCATTCTAAAGTCTAAAGTCATTCTAAAGTCTAAAGTCATTAGCCATTCTAAAGTCTAAAGTCATTAGTCATTCTAAAGTCATTAGTCATTCTAAAGTCATTAGCCATTCTAAAGTCATTAGTCATTCTAAAGTCATTAGACATTCTAAAGTCATTAGACATTCTAAAGTCATTAGACATTCTAAAGTCATTAGATATTCTAAAGTCTAAAGTCATTAGTCATTCTAAAGTCATTAGATATTCTAAAGTCTAAAGTCATTAGTCATTCTAAAGGCATTAGACATTCTAAAGTCATTAGTCATTCTAAAGGCATAAGTCATTCTAAAGTCATTAGACGTTCAATAGTCATTAGACATTCTAAAGAAGTCTAAAGTCATTAGTCATTCTAAAGTCTAAAGTCATTAGTCATTCTAAAGTCTAAAGTCATTAGTCATTCTAAATTCATTAGACATTCTAAAGTCTAAAGTCATTAGACATTCTAAAGTCTAAAGTCATTAGTCATTCCAAAGTCTAAAGTCATTAGTCATTCTAAAGTCATTAGACATTCTAAAGTCATTAGACGTTCAAAAGTCTTTAGACATTCTAAAGGCATAAGTCATTCTAAAATCTAAAGTCATTAGCCATTCTAAAGTCTTTAGTCATTCTAAAGTCATTAGACATTCTAAAGTCATTAGACATTCTAAAGTCATTAGATATTCTAAAGTCTAAAGTCATTAGTCATTCTAAAGTCATTAGATATTCTAAAGTCTAAAGTCATTAGTCATTCTAAAGTCTAAAGTAATTCTAAAGTCATTAGTCATTCTAAAGTCTAAAGTCATTAGTCATTCTAAAGTCTAAAGTAATTCTAAAGTCATTAGTCATTCTAAAGGCATTAGACTTTCTAAAGTCATTAATCCTTCTAAAGGCATTAGACATTCTAAAGTCATTAGTCATTCTAAAGTCATTAGACATTCTAAAGTCATTAGACATTCTAAAGTCATTAGTCATTCTAAAGTCATTAGATATTCTAAAGTCTAAAGTCATTAGTCATTCCAAAGTCTAAAGTCATTCTAAAGTCATTAGTCATTCTAAAGGCATTAGACATTCTAAAGTCATTAATCCTTCTAAAGGCATTAGACATTCTAAAGTCATTAGTCATTCTAAAGTCATTAGACATTCTAAAGTCATTAGTCATTCTAAAGTCATTAGACATTCTAAAGTCATTAGACATTCTAAAGTCTAAAGTCGTTAGCCATTCTAAAGTCATTAGCCATTCTAAAGTCTTTAGTCATTCTAAAGTCATTAGACATTCTAAAGTCATTAGACATTCTAAAGTCATTAGACGTTCAATAGTCATTAGAcattctaatataatataatataataataataataatataataatataataatatatgccatttagcagacgcttttatccaaagcgacttacagtcatgtgtgcatacattctacgtatgggtggtcccggggatcgaacccactaccctggcgttacaagcgccatgctctaccaactgagctacagaaggaagtcATTAGTCATTCTAAAGTCATTCGACATTCTAAAGTCATTCGACATTCTAAAGTCATTCGACATTCTAAAGTCATTCGACATTCTAAAGTCATTAGACATTCTAAAGTCATTAAATGTTCTAAAGTCATTAGACGTTCAATAGTCATTAGACATTCTAAAGTCATTAGATATTCTAAAGTCTAAAGTCATTCTAAAGTCTAAAGTCATTCTAAAGTCTAAAGTCATTAGCCATTCTAAAGTCTAAAGTCATTAGCCATTCTAAAGTCTAAAGTCATTAGCCATTCTAAAGTCATTAGCCATTCTAAAGTCATTAGCCATTCTAAAGTCATTAGACATTCTAAAGTCATTAGACATTCTAAAGTCATTAGACATTCTAAAGTCATTAGATATTCTAAAGTCTAAAGTCATTAGTCATTCTAAAGTCTAAAGTCATTAGTCATTCTAAAGTCATTAGATATTCTAAAGTCTAAAGTCATTAGTCATTCTAAAGTCATTAGATATTCTAAAGTCTAAAGTCATTAGTCATTCTAAAGTCTAAAGTCATTCTAAAGTCATTAGTCATTCTAAAGGCATTAGACATTCTAAAGTCATTAATCCTTCTAAAGGCATTAGACATTCTAAAGTCATTAGTCATTCTAAAGGCATAAGTCATTCTAAAGTCATTAGACGTTCAATAGTCATTAGACATTCTAAAGAAGTCTAAAGTCATTAGTCATTCTAAAGTCTAAAGTCATTAGTCATTCTAAAGTCTAAAGTCATTCTAAATTCATTAGACATTCTAAAGTCTAAAGTCATTAGTCATTCTAAAGT is a genomic window containing:
- the LOC124037516 gene encoding microtubule-associated protein 1A-like isoform X6; translation: MEGVTEFTEYISETVDVPSPFDLLEPPTSGGFLKLSRPCCYVFPGGRGDSALFAVNGFNILVDGGSERKSCFWKLVRHLDRIDSILLTHIGADNLPGINGLLQRKIAEQEEEQSQGSASYSDWMKNLISPELGVIFFNVPEKLRMPESNLKVKRSIEEASLTLQYLNKLGIKPEPLCRLVSNPVEPLTLFHKMGVGKLDMYVLNPVKDSKEMQFFMQKWAGNSKAKTGIVLPNGKEGEISVPYLTSVTALVVWLPANPAEKIVRVLFPGNAPQNKILEGLEKLKHLDFLRYPVATQKDIASGAPPAVVKQTKLKQRTDSKESLKSSPKTTKSPKKEADDEVSVTTEAKSDSVKEGRKLVENEKPTKILKSKTDGPENKQLLKEKSLKKHSKERASKMDEKKDKEKKEIKHVKKDDAAKKEDKKKDPKVDKKKDTSKPEVRKMTKPDLKPLTPEVRKTLHRAKASSKPKTDKSKVKTAKAEPAEPKSEELSADTIQPEPLQNGAGEGMSASSTPEDLTKPPESAVETPAEESMTESPTQEEEKEQETVSQTPTGTKSPEKGAATAMGFETESQRKEDKLAQEHKEEFQAQDVDIYEDEGAAIEDDEVEEKEGLIAERKMVEEEEDMGIGEEEEEGEDNRLDRKHEVEEMEKAEKPTAMAKEESRRPSFQEEEEEDEDVVEKAELEEVEDLDVIADEEVKDKPEAGEKETSAKNWESKAVEQTAGAKEEDEEDEEGYISNVGGATADIVSTLQGAAAAEPISFIQDETIPGYSETEQTISDEEIHEEAEDRIPHLQYEVGTYDISVPDQTGSLDTIHRMKEMQAAAMADVTTKGFMSGQEQVSVFTNIMSAPLAEEELVSSATSITEYDKLSSFPTSIAEDQLVTPVTTPQTEETGKSSLVNDTVNIVPMAIPTEATHGKEHFHSAGTISPTSSLEDDKCLKSPPSEECLPVVSDVKTEDKVIKAHDEEEEEEDQTPNIDISLEKLQESFASPQMFQDRERDVEKLPASESRVSKPVQDLKLDQPPVDEEVELFKSKEDISTAVPTKPLSPPPSFSKPFRSDSVTSEGEERCFSPDDSTVKMASPTQSGPPSATHSPLHQSPVEEKTKGFPGLEHQTQEDIHDSATRTDDEDAKKDPEYNKENLDAAIQKESQRESDAPPSGEKSFEQDLAVTKVEEKDGLSASTDEIQQETTPLPSESVTRKDGLSASTDEIQQETTPLPSESVTRKDGLSASTDEIQQETTPLPSESVTRKDGLSASTDEIQQETTPLPSESVTRKDGLSASTDEIQQETAPLPSESVTRKDEVSLLGKESLREDISSGEAILGHSDEEDDDDHQEKESKACSKAKFPKEKESSFLDDDDGEDDDDDDDDDTSDVKPIKQDMKEKETEKVGTTEAEPIKEDTDLKVKEKCDIHEFEPIKEDKKVTEKVGATEAEPIKEDKKVTEKVCATEAEPIKEDKKVTEKVGATEAEPIKEDKKVTEKVGTTEAEPIKEDKKVTEKVGTTEAEPIKKVTEKVGATEAEPIKEDKKVTEKVGTTEAEPIKEDKKVTEKVGTTEAEPIKEDKKVTEKVGTTEAEPIKEDKKVTEKVGATEAEPIKEDKDTCGAELIKEKCEPLKEEKQKEIETILTSKDELSSCISTSKVEPASDSTTTQQIVQEKDTLVAEAMKDETKEKDTFDTEPIREDKIEKERDTLVSEPTKEEHREKQKGDTCMAESTQGENKENYNLFEIEVSQEENMEKEKDDTHVAGVSKEPKMENEQEKEDTSDFEDVKDEKDRDECYEAEPIKGEESEEDRDERYEAEPIREESEEDRDERYEAEPIREESEKDRDERYEAEPIREESEEDRDERYEAEPIREESEKDRDERYEAEPIKGEESEEDRDERYEAEPIREESEEDRDERYEAEPIREEREEDRDERYEAEPIKGEERAKENETADKVKDEKSKEETEKYDSHEIEPAKEEEEEMQEKDLREALQRTTQTRTVEKLEVTSATKLESTFQVQYSDGDEEEEEEDESICMTGAGSRPLSVEPRQSEHDIMSQHLHSTQPSENVLSDQTKDRHSEQTTGLVSSLPKREASPDKDIKEQHKEGQHRLSPELEKDTRTTETTSGPHLSQEPTIGFPTMKEDPVSAISTTKKEPVSDSITTDSQAISSTLSSTDSQAISSTLSSADSQAVSSTLSSTESQAVSSTLSSTESQAVSSTLSSTESQAVSSTLSSTDSQAVSSTLSSTDSQAVSSTLSSTDSQAVSSTLSSTDSQAVSSTLSSTDSQAVSSTLSSTDSQAVSSTLSSTDSQAVSSTLSSTESQAVSSTLSSTDSQAVSSTLSSTDSQAVSSTLSSTDSQAVSSTLSSTDSQAVSSTLSSTESQAVSSTLSSTESQAVSSTLSSTESQAVSSTLSSTESQAVSSTLSSTDSQAVSSTLSSTNSQAVSSTLSSTDSQDGVEESPQHETLLPSITTSKEASNTDEKAKHVSQKGEEKPGKEAERELETEREVASPGHTKPCSYFLLDKDSAKFPEEVGQIDATKADSASENVEGFDKMRTEKEAIGVGLQEENQGFGMSKYEPYEKPISKEEASDNKEDSEVSREFDQSAHIGVDDNRRTRQADAGAAEFDSEDEEKEEPLSFSSVDYTPPHFTESERSPSCSPSAFPEHNDKEKGQEEESDRKEGHATPHVENSFAYSETQDNKTTPAEPCSLPFNLKEDKPEKVEKDEMKDDAWSAPQTSTGETDKTGASPSIEEYLPVQSCRKETASLSWGQSNLGAQASATAMLFEDIPEKQTTEKEKDEPVKDKLDSSDSERGDSPSGRYSPAEKDMLPRQVSPKEKENQATDAPLAAYSGHLIDDNVLASEYTQIGSSITSKSTMGYSEREDTPDSVYKRLLVVGEDYDDDDDDDVDDEDDEDEDGEDAEEEEEEASDLDVEKGAREQSEKDICKTTSDDTTPSKLLVTEEEDKKALSPEPNLLKKEEPTHSMTTIFPPLVDTADSLLKNVVGASPLQSGSSTAIEPTGSGGYPSESSEFSEDSQLGLKEERFDSPDLSLPTKSSEDKHYNQGDNEAERQRSPDTASRKPEEAPSSYLPSASASLSTSHQFREEVESPVTVSSAPYRTDSEVASFEYSSFKDEDSSVKHSILSTSRVILKEEYLEASEKLTSTTTTTFSLTQVSPVLPTPAIDTIQQDTSSSHKMDKGQTSDTFHKLEGIVETKTMSAGASEPLSSQLSKPAETISTSRALFDVSPLQRADSPDRESQGSLDSKESYTLPCRIECQKSSVTEQKEGMLSITETHMVTIVSSTTTTVTQSDVVTKPQESTEASSNGPTEVRTSAQEVFSEASKASCATMSDLPKSDLLKSDQKKEEEEEETKKEKDQMEMKVEEKKESKVETLKEDKEMPEQKDKEKKEMAGEKEKVEEKQLEEKDGKEEEKKDQADEESEKEKERKEGEKEKVEDKKAEKPEEKMSERRRSSLSDWELLQGPGACPSAPPGYEDDREEEEEVYETEEAEEAEEEYGEEECVAPGQPTPLSTAEHAHHTKASAKTDGVSSRPTDLHMEATSSSPPSYSSCEYKHRKGEISPSFINPSPHTLSSDDGEEDKGSDHSLEGDEDDREQHSVKRRSHKQKRHLTQCGATGAGEGSQPVSMPPGGMATGLGVVLAGEETPPTSVSDSLASQSDSDVPPETEECPSITAEGNLDSDEDAEHLPVDKLSASATGGGHQPPSPRSAAKAHDPIPAPMKDPLPHPPHPDVCMVDPEALSNDQSSTEKLLKKDHKTTKSLRKGLGKPKSASPARKGKRSTTPVKQTSKDSSPRSASLRRRDTERSSRLTQKSEGLGSKGDLHAPGKGLVNGVKSNLGTNSQKSSSAVPPGPPIYVDLAYVPNHCSAKNVDQEFFKRVRAAYYVVSGNDPAGGEPSRGVLDALLEGKATWGSNLQVTLIPTHDTEVTRDWYQQTHEKQQDLNIMVLASSSTVVMQDESFPACKIEF